The following coding sequences lie in one Hyalangium ruber genomic window:
- a CDS encoding AAA family ATPase, with translation MASSDVAGTLDFATPLLCQQLWNGDHQAFPVAAPAMTSHAPTREACLAEQRLFLEEHLSRVEPEILARFSLPEQVRIEMIEVLAPRADLPKRLFKPTTLELAAVIVPLPQETWAFVPALDHTVYVARNQDVLEAIRADVERILTAREPNSHEYLRLLPPKSVALETVQLKLRRQDAFGEKARQARKRQQEKLKRDQAHEVLLSVSTVLHERNEAKRGPPLIGRDTELALLANLLSGEKRQGVLLVGPELAGKTELLTAWLRAERKAGRERRVYATSGSRLIAGMSGFGQWQERVLRVMRAAHDLDAILYFENLGELLAQHSTESIDLPGAMKPFLEEGKVRFLGELAPESLDLLESRQPALFAALTRVRLEPLSARQTSEALRARVAWQRKEESSRPTLADDAVEPLVDLAERYLPSRALPGKAVRLYEEMRAGVQQERTGDGKVPMLTREKVYSLFSLKTGVPEFLLREDRALLASDVEAVFRRQLIGQEQAVRRVVETLCMVKAGLQPQGKPLATFLFVGPTGVGKTELARLLATFLFGSPERLFRFDMSEFMDGWAAERLIRGNEQGEGLLTRRVRQQPFCVLLLDEIEKAHPAVFDLLLQVCGEGRLTDARGRTAWFHNALIIMTSNLGAAHRRTPLGIGATAVDDSSHYLREVHRHFRPELVNRIDQIIPFHALTSEQVAEVARLGVEKLGQRRGLLQRGITLEVPPEVTATLATSGYQEAYGARAMRRHLDQHLVVPVARALSAAGRDAQGGRVDISLREGVLAVELHKGSPRAARNQLEQVTELQTDRRTVDALFRLDAVVQLEEQIAFLVAQLSQGERDERGPGAASVAMLRSEHHRLDGLWAQVQKLHAALVAAEELALMALFEQQDVEPFVSDAREQLQALNRRMPSVLLAMLPRRDDITLVLQEADEGRALERWLLPLLEDALRRRWHVEARPLETSKSSERRRKWGEPLGAEALRRALTAPERPFRELLLSVQGANAGVFLALEAGLHRFEGTGEKEGPLMFTVKPVAMRSSLSPKELAQPAVSPWATSTLKQLRIMPAAREHRADGLLALCGGARVMTLNGRNYFEDLELILLAHISLAELAGGLDREGLFSFELDAVREVKR, from the coding sequence ATGGCCTCCTCCGACGTCGCCGGGACCCTCGACTTCGCCACCCCGCTGCTCTGCCAGCAACTGTGGAACGGCGACCACCAGGCGTTCCCTGTCGCCGCGCCCGCGATGACGAGCCACGCGCCCACCCGGGAGGCCTGCCTGGCCGAGCAGCGCCTCTTCCTGGAAGAGCACCTGTCGCGGGTGGAGCCGGAGATCCTCGCCCGCTTCTCCCTGCCCGAGCAGGTACGGATCGAGATGATCGAGGTGCTGGCGCCGCGCGCCGACCTGCCCAAGCGCCTCTTCAAGCCGACCACCCTGGAGCTGGCCGCGGTCATCGTTCCCCTGCCCCAGGAGACCTGGGCCTTCGTCCCCGCGCTGGACCACACGGTCTACGTGGCGCGCAACCAGGACGTCCTCGAGGCCATTCGCGCGGATGTGGAGCGGATCCTCACCGCGCGCGAGCCCAACTCCCACGAGTACCTGCGGCTGCTGCCGCCGAAGTCGGTGGCGCTGGAGACCGTGCAGCTCAAGCTCCGGCGCCAGGACGCGTTCGGCGAGAAGGCCCGGCAGGCCCGGAAGCGGCAGCAGGAGAAGCTCAAGCGCGATCAGGCGCACGAGGTGCTCCTCTCCGTCTCCACGGTGCTGCACGAGCGCAACGAGGCCAAACGCGGCCCTCCGTTGATCGGCCGGGACACGGAGCTGGCGCTGCTGGCGAACCTGCTCAGCGGCGAGAAGCGGCAGGGCGTGCTGCTCGTCGGGCCGGAGCTGGCGGGCAAGACGGAGCTGCTCACCGCGTGGCTGCGCGCCGAGCGAAAGGCTGGGCGTGAGCGGCGGGTCTATGCCACGAGCGGCTCGCGGCTGATCGCGGGCATGTCCGGCTTTGGCCAGTGGCAGGAGCGCGTGCTGCGGGTGATGCGGGCGGCGCACGACCTGGACGCCATCCTCTACTTCGAGAACCTGGGCGAGCTGCTCGCACAACACTCCACGGAGTCCATCGACCTGCCCGGGGCGATGAAGCCCTTCCTGGAGGAGGGCAAGGTCCGATTCCTGGGCGAGCTCGCCCCCGAGTCGCTCGACCTGCTGGAGAGCCGTCAACCCGCCCTCTTCGCCGCGCTCACGCGCGTGCGCCTGGAGCCGCTCAGCGCCCGACAGACCTCCGAGGCCCTGAGAGCGCGGGTGGCCTGGCAGCGGAAGGAGGAGTCCTCGCGGCCGACGCTGGCCGACGACGCGGTGGAGCCGCTCGTGGACCTGGCGGAGCGCTACCTCCCCAGCCGCGCGCTGCCGGGCAAGGCCGTGCGGCTGTACGAGGAGATGCGGGCAGGCGTCCAGCAGGAGCGCACCGGCGATGGCAAGGTGCCCATGCTCACCCGCGAGAAGGTCTACTCGCTCTTCAGCCTGAAGACGGGCGTCCCCGAGTTCCTGCTGCGCGAGGACCGCGCGCTGCTCGCCTCGGACGTGGAGGCTGTCTTCCGCCGCCAGCTCATTGGCCAGGAGCAGGCGGTGCGCCGCGTCGTGGAGACGCTGTGCATGGTCAAGGCCGGGCTGCAACCGCAGGGCAAACCGCTGGCCACCTTCCTCTTCGTCGGCCCCACCGGCGTGGGAAAGACCGAGCTGGCGCGGCTGCTGGCCACCTTCCTCTTCGGCTCGCCGGAGCGGCTGTTCCGCTTCGACATGAGCGAGTTCATGGACGGCTGGGCCGCCGAGCGCCTCATCCGTGGCAACGAGCAGGGAGAGGGCCTGCTCACCCGGCGCGTGCGCCAGCAGCCCTTCTGCGTGCTCCTGCTCGATGAGATCGAAAAGGCCCACCCCGCTGTCTTCGACCTGCTCCTCCAGGTGTGCGGCGAAGGGCGGCTCACGGATGCTCGCGGACGCACGGCCTGGTTCCACAACGCCCTCATCATCATGACCAGCAACCTCGGGGCGGCTCATCGCCGCACTCCGCTGGGCATCGGCGCGACAGCGGTGGACGACTCCTCCCACTACCTGCGCGAAGTACACCGGCACTTCCGGCCCGAGTTGGTCAACCGCATCGATCAGATCATCCCCTTCCACGCACTCACCTCCGAGCAAGTAGCGGAAGTGGCGCGGCTCGGAGTGGAGAAGCTCGGCCAGCGGCGCGGCCTGCTCCAGCGAGGAATCACCCTGGAGGTCCCTCCCGAGGTCACCGCCACCCTGGCCACCTCCGGGTACCAGGAAGCCTATGGCGCGCGAGCCATGCGCAGGCACCTGGACCAACACCTCGTCGTCCCCGTGGCGCGTGCGCTGTCCGCCGCGGGGCGAGATGCGCAGGGCGGACGCGTGGACATCTCCCTGCGCGAGGGAGTCCTCGCGGTGGAGCTGCACAAGGGCAGCCCTCGCGCGGCGCGCAACCAGCTCGAACAGGTGACGGAGCTGCAGACGGACCGGCGGACCGTGGACGCGCTCTTCCGACTCGACGCGGTGGTGCAGCTCGAGGAGCAGATCGCCTTCCTGGTGGCGCAGCTCTCCCAAGGAGAGCGGGACGAGCGAGGGCCCGGCGCTGCCTCGGTAGCGATGCTGCGCAGTGAGCACCACCGGCTCGATGGACTCTGGGCGCAGGTGCAGAAGCTGCACGCGGCGCTGGTGGCCGCCGAGGAGCTGGCGTTGATGGCGCTGTTCGAACAGCAGGACGTCGAGCCCTTCGTCAGCGACGCCCGCGAACAGCTCCAGGCCTTGAACCGGCGGATGCCCTCGGTATTGCTCGCGATGCTGCCGAGGCGGGACGACATCACCCTGGTGCTCCAGGAGGCTGACGAGGGACGCGCCCTGGAACGCTGGCTCCTCCCCCTGCTGGAGGATGCACTGCGGCGCCGGTGGCATGTCGAGGCCCGGCCGCTGGAGACCAGCAAGAGCAGCGAGCGCCGGCGCAAATGGGGCGAGCCCCTCGGGGCCGAGGCCCTGCGCAGAGCCCTCACCGCGCCCGAGCGTCCCTTCCGCGAGCTGCTGCTCTCGGTGCAGGGAGCGAATGCGGGAGTGTTCCTGGCGCTCGAGGCCGGGCTGCATCGCTTCGAGGGAACGGGAGAGAAGGAAGGCCCGCTCATGTTCACCGTCAAGCCGGTGGCGATGCGCAGCAGCCTGTCCCCGAAGGAGCTCGCGCAGCCCGCGGTCAGCCCTTGGGCGACGTCCACCCTCAAGCAGCTGCGCATCATGCCAGCCGCACGTGAGCACCGCGCCGACGGGCTGCTCGCGCTGTGCGGTGGGGCGCGCGTGATGACGCTCAATGGACGGAACTACTTCGAAGACCTCGAGCTCATCCTGCTCGCGCACATCTCCCTCGCCGAGCTGGCAGGCGGCCTGGACCGCGAGGGCCTCTTCTCCTTCGAGCTCGACGCGGTGCGGGAGGTGAAGCGATGA
- a CDS encoding pilus assembly protein N-terminal domain-containing protein — protein MQLAPGAQTVLDFTGIRRIAVANPDVADVKVVGKTQLLIVGNRRGRTALTVWTDKGEVQRTLVVEPPRVEELARELKALGFSSLEVRPIGDQVVVDGQVESFQDLKMLRQAVAGLSYVKLLVRVDAQVVQASLTVTAEQINAALKRNGITSATAVVVGRRILLEGSVTDEAERDKAQRIADSFYEELKGSIGPQ, from the coding sequence GTGCAACTGGCCCCGGGCGCGCAGACGGTGCTCGACTTCACTGGCATCCGCCGCATCGCCGTCGCCAACCCGGACGTGGCGGACGTGAAGGTGGTGGGCAAGACGCAGCTGCTCATCGTCGGCAATCGCCGCGGTCGCACCGCCCTCACGGTGTGGACCGACAAGGGGGAAGTCCAGCGCACCCTCGTGGTGGAGCCCCCTCGGGTAGAGGAGTTGGCCCGGGAGCTGAAGGCCCTCGGCTTCTCCTCGCTGGAGGTTCGCCCCATCGGTGATCAGGTCGTCGTCGACGGGCAGGTGGAGTCCTTCCAGGATCTGAAGATGCTGCGCCAGGCCGTCGCGGGGCTCTCCTATGTGAAGCTCCTGGTGCGGGTGGATGCCCAGGTCGTCCAGGCGAGCCTCACCGTCACCGCCGAGCAGATCAACGCCGCCTTGAAGCGCAACGGCATCACCTCGGCCACGGCCGTCGTGGTGGGCCGGCGCATCCTCCTGGAGGGCTCCGTCACCGACGAGGCCGAGCGCGACAAGGCCCAGCGCATCGCCGACTCGTTTTATGAGGAACTCAAAGGGTCCATCGGCCCACAGTGA
- a CDS encoding cellulose synthase family protein — MTTVEIIFLGVYFAVLCVLAVYGSHRYRMAYLYYRHKFKLPTPKGVLPSLPRVTIQLPIFNEMYVVERLVDAVCRIDYPRDLLEVQVLDDSTDETCGIARACVERHRQKGIDIVYIHRQNRQGFKAGALENGLKLAKGEFVAVFDADFVPSPDFLQRTVPFFSDAKVGMVQVRWGHLNREFSILTQAQSIFLDGHFIIEHTARNRSGCFFNFNGTAGIWRRNTISDAGGWQHDTLTEDLDLSYRAQLKGWQFIFLPEVISPAEVPVDMNAFKSQQHRWAKGSIQTAKKLLPTILKSDLPFAVKREAFFHLTNNMAYLLMVLLSVLMPLSMVVRFHHGLYGTLFLDLPFFITATASVCVFYVATQREQGLSGWGRVKYLPFLMSLGIGLAINNAKAVLEALLNQQSGFARTPKTGSEGKSVKHVKKSYLGTKTLMPMIELLFALYFTGALWFAIDARIYTSVPFIVLFQAGFLYVGLSSLLQGRLKPADAPAQELKSPEEGAHRAA, encoded by the coding sequence ATGACCACCGTCGAGATCATCTTTCTGGGCGTGTACTTCGCCGTCCTGTGCGTGTTGGCCGTGTACGGCTCGCATCGCTACCGGATGGCGTACCTGTACTACCGCCATAAGTTCAAGTTGCCCACGCCCAAGGGCGTGCTGCCGTCCCTGCCGCGCGTCACCATCCAGCTGCCCATCTTCAATGAGATGTACGTGGTGGAGCGGCTGGTGGATGCGGTGTGCCGCATCGACTACCCGCGCGATCTGCTCGAGGTCCAGGTGCTGGACGACTCCACGGACGAGACGTGCGGCATCGCCCGCGCGTGCGTGGAGCGGCACCGGCAGAAGGGCATCGACATCGTCTACATCCACCGGCAGAACCGCCAGGGCTTCAAGGCGGGCGCGCTGGAGAACGGGCTGAAGCTGGCCAAGGGCGAGTTCGTGGCGGTGTTCGACGCCGACTTCGTGCCCAGCCCCGACTTCCTGCAGCGCACGGTGCCGTTCTTCTCGGATGCGAAGGTGGGCATGGTGCAGGTGCGCTGGGGCCACCTCAACCGTGAGTTCTCCATCCTCACGCAGGCCCAGAGCATCTTCCTGGACGGGCACTTCATCATCGAGCACACGGCGCGCAACCGCTCCGGGTGCTTCTTCAACTTCAACGGCACGGCGGGCATCTGGCGCCGCAACACCATCTCGGACGCGGGCGGCTGGCAGCACGACACGCTCACCGAGGACCTGGACCTGAGCTACCGCGCCCAGCTCAAGGGCTGGCAGTTCATCTTCCTGCCCGAGGTGATTTCACCGGCCGAGGTGCCGGTGGACATGAACGCCTTCAAGAGCCAGCAGCACCGCTGGGCCAAGGGCTCCATCCAGACGGCGAAGAAGCTCTTGCCCACCATCCTCAAGAGCGACCTGCCGTTCGCGGTGAAGCGCGAGGCGTTCTTCCACCTCACCAACAACATGGCGTACCTGCTCATGGTGTTGCTGTCGGTGCTGATGCCGCTGTCCATGGTGGTGCGCTTCCACCACGGCCTGTACGGCACGCTGTTCCTGGATCTGCCCTTCTTCATCACCGCCACGGCTAGCGTGTGCGTCTTCTACGTAGCCACGCAGCGAGAGCAGGGCCTGAGCGGGTGGGGGCGGGTGAAGTACCTGCCGTTCCTGATGAGCCTGGGCATCGGCCTGGCGATCAACAACGCCAAGGCGGTGCTGGAGGCGCTGCTCAACCAGCAGTCGGGCTTCGCGCGCACGCCGAAGACGGGCTCCGAGGGCAAGAGCGTCAAGCACGTGAAGAAGAGCTACCTGGGCACCAAGACGCTGATGCCCATGATCGAGCTGCTCTTCGCGCTCTACTTCACCGGCGCGCTGTGGTTCGCCATCGACGCGCGCATCTACACCTCGGTGCCCTTCATCGTCCTGTTTCAGGCGGGCTTCCTGTACGTGGGCCTGTCCAGCCTGCTCCAGGGCCGCCTGAAGCCCGCGGACGCCCCCGCTCAGGAGCTCAAGTCTCCTGAGGAGGGGGCGCACCGGGCCGCCTGA
- a CDS encoding SMI1/KNR4 family protein yields the protein MAASLRTFEGGPPLQEEALRSFETKHGLALPASYREFLLATNGGRPERDLVAITGLESQSPGRIHLFFGLNDPVVSCNLDWNLEVFRDRIPAGLLPIATTEGADKLCLSIAGEHPGAIFYWDGYAPAGERNLYRLAEDFTAFLSSLHADELSPRPG from the coding sequence ATGGCTGCTTCGCTGCGGACGTTCGAGGGAGGGCCACCCCTCCAGGAAGAGGCGCTCAGGTCCTTCGAGACGAAGCATGGTCTTGCCCTCCCCGCTTCGTACCGGGAGTTCCTGCTGGCCACGAACGGCGGGCGCCCCGAACGTGACCTGGTGGCGATCACCGGTCTGGAGTCCCAATCGCCGGGACGAATCCATCTGTTCTTCGGGCTGAATGACCCTGTCGTATCGTGCAACCTCGATTGGAACCTCGAGGTGTTCAGGGATCGCATCCCAGCCGGGCTGCTCCCGATCGCAACGACCGAGGGCGCCGACAAGCTGTGTCTGTCGATTGCCGGCGAGCACCCAGGCGCCATCTTCTACTGGGACGGCTATGCGCCGGCCGGTGAGCGAAACCTCTACCGCCTGGCCGAGGACTTCACCGCGTTTCTCTCATCGCTCCACGCCGATGAGCTCTCGCCACGCCCAGGCTGA
- a CDS encoding HNH endonuclease: protein MRWKFLLGLAATMAWTIAGCAGPEPSLRGGRSRAWPDTVLLGALPSQEGPPSCGGQPVPRGWPELSSGEDVLSPFLACTSPAEFIELQRGVDMARLVDGLDDWSAVRLGTLGPLRAGAENLNRKRAAFLVTATREYGASRAQVFALFLLHSAFTDDIQQVLRLLAQDKHLEQTLGPMGAVRETLRQRGLSLASPEDRAERPSDVVRGMVSAATEALSTSELRRGALTLKYTEQRGQLPLPYQQVLDEIERAELEAAFSPHGVALGSFDALTFGVPLGFYNLVAGTCHGVYSLTQGQYEQASRELSAAVVLVALYAGGKAVRFVSEGQGSPRWVRVQRLTVPELGFKGLAEVADRLWERLGGEGMRQLARYMQAQREAALFVYERDKAAGLRETPKGMTWHHHQDRTTLQLVPTDIHARTGHTGGFAGGQ from the coding sequence GTGCGTTGGAAGTTCTTGCTGGGTCTGGCGGCGACGATGGCTTGGACCATCGCCGGTTGCGCTGGACCCGAGCCGTCCCTGCGCGGCGGGCGCTCTCGCGCCTGGCCTGACACGGTGCTCCTGGGAGCGCTCCCCTCCCAGGAGGGTCCTCCTTCCTGCGGAGGGCAGCCGGTGCCTCGGGGCTGGCCCGAGCTGTCCTCCGGTGAGGACGTACTCTCCCCTTTCCTGGCATGCACCTCCCCCGCGGAGTTCATCGAGTTGCAGCGCGGGGTGGACATGGCCCGGCTGGTTGACGGGCTGGATGACTGGTCCGCTGTGCGGCTCGGCACCCTGGGGCCCCTACGGGCAGGAGCCGAAAACCTCAACCGCAAGCGGGCCGCCTTCCTCGTCACCGCCACGCGGGAGTACGGCGCCAGCCGGGCTCAGGTGTTCGCACTCTTCCTCCTCCACTCGGCCTTCACGGATGACATCCAGCAGGTGTTGCGGCTGCTGGCTCAAGACAAGCACCTGGAACAGACGTTGGGGCCCATGGGCGCCGTGCGCGAGACGCTGCGGCAGCGGGGGCTGAGTCTTGCGAGCCCGGAAGACCGAGCCGAGCGCCCGAGCGATGTCGTCCGGGGCATGGTCAGCGCCGCCACCGAAGCGCTTTCCACCAGTGAGCTCAGGCGCGGCGCGCTGACTCTGAAGTACACGGAGCAACGAGGGCAGTTGCCCCTGCCGTATCAGCAGGTGCTCGATGAGATCGAGCGCGCAGAGCTGGAAGCAGCCTTCTCGCCGCACGGCGTAGCGCTGGGGAGCTTCGATGCGCTGACGTTCGGGGTGCCCCTGGGCTTCTACAACCTGGTGGCCGGCACGTGCCATGGCGTGTACTCGCTGACGCAAGGTCAGTACGAGCAGGCCTCGCGAGAGCTCTCCGCGGCGGTGGTGTTGGTGGCTCTGTACGCTGGAGGCAAGGCGGTGCGCTTCGTCTCCGAGGGCCAAGGCAGCCCCAGATGGGTGCGCGTGCAGCGACTCACGGTACCGGAGCTGGGCTTCAAGGGGTTGGCGGAGGTAGCTGATCGGCTGTGGGAGCGGCTGGGCGGAGAAGGGATGCGCCAGCTTGCCCGCTACATGCAGGCTCAGCGAGAGGCTGCGCTCTTCGTCTACGAGCGGGACAAGGCAGCGGGACTGCGGGAGACTCCCAAGGGTATGACCTGGCATCACCACCAGGACCGAACGACCCTGCAGCTGGTTCCGACGGACATCCACGCCAGAACGGGTCACACCGGTGGCTTCGCGGGAGGTCAGTGA
- a CDS encoding NAD(P)/FAD-dependent oxidoreductase, whose protein sequence is MRSEKRFGRVIVIGGSMAGLLGARVLSDHFEQVIILERDPEPNGPEARKGVPQGRHAHGLLDAGLHVLETLFPGLMREMYSEGAERMDMGRDAAWYTAGSWKTRYISGIELILCTRTWLEWKVRGRVAALPQVELRSSCAVEGLITDPAHTRVMGVRFKTPEGEETLMADLVVDAGGRGSRAASWLEALGYGKPEEEEIRLRLAYTSRFFEPPPNYRGDWKMMAMFPRAPEQSRGGFIARVEGGRWLVTLHGYFGDDPPRDDKGFLEFARSLPQPDIYEAIRDAKPLTEAVVHKIPSSRMLHYERMENFPEAFVLLGDSVCALNPVYGQGMTVCSLSAQLLGQTLVEHKRASPGTMQGLSRRFQRKLSQLLSIPWMMGTTMDLKYPQAQGQRFPGLGLLHWAFGTLIDLTSVSTLACRQFYEVMHMRRGMAALLRPDLLAAFAAYGLKSLFVPLPRRANVDTLPRAPA, encoded by the coding sequence ATGCGGAGTGAGAAGCGATTCGGACGAGTCATTGTCATTGGCGGCAGCATGGCGGGCCTGTTGGGCGCCCGAGTGCTGTCAGACCACTTCGAGCAGGTGATCATCCTCGAGCGAGACCCAGAGCCCAACGGGCCCGAGGCTCGCAAGGGAGTGCCTCAAGGGCGACACGCCCACGGCCTGTTGGACGCAGGGCTCCACGTGCTCGAAACATTGTTCCCCGGCCTGATGCGGGAGATGTACTCCGAGGGCGCGGAGCGCATGGACATGGGGCGCGACGCGGCCTGGTACACGGCGGGCTCGTGGAAGACGCGCTACATCAGCGGAATCGAGCTCATCCTCTGCACCCGCACCTGGCTGGAGTGGAAGGTGCGAGGCCGCGTCGCCGCGCTCCCGCAGGTGGAGCTGCGCTCGAGCTGCGCGGTGGAGGGGCTCATCACGGATCCCGCGCACACCCGCGTGATGGGCGTGCGCTTCAAGACGCCCGAGGGAGAGGAGACCCTCATGGCGGACCTCGTGGTGGACGCGGGAGGCCGGGGCTCTCGCGCCGCGTCGTGGCTGGAGGCGCTCGGCTACGGCAAGCCCGAGGAGGAGGAGATCCGCCTGCGGCTGGCGTACACGAGCCGGTTCTTCGAGCCGCCTCCGAACTACCGGGGTGACTGGAAGATGATGGCCATGTTCCCTCGGGCGCCGGAGCAATCGCGCGGGGGCTTCATCGCGCGCGTGGAGGGGGGACGCTGGCTCGTCACGCTCCATGGCTACTTCGGCGACGACCCGCCGAGGGACGACAAGGGCTTCCTGGAGTTCGCGCGCTCCTTGCCTCAGCCCGACATCTACGAGGCCATCCGGGACGCGAAGCCGCTCACGGAGGCGGTGGTGCATAAGATCCCCTCGAGCCGGATGCTGCACTACGAGCGGATGGAGAACTTCCCGGAGGCCTTCGTGCTGCTGGGCGACTCGGTCTGCGCGCTCAACCCGGTGTACGGCCAGGGGATGACGGTCTGCAGCCTGAGCGCGCAGCTCTTGGGGCAGACGCTCGTGGAGCACAAGCGCGCCTCACCGGGGACGATGCAAGGGCTGTCGCGGCGGTTCCAGCGCAAGCTCTCCCAGCTGCTCTCCATCCCCTGGATGATGGGCACGACGATGGACCTGAAGTACCCGCAGGCGCAGGGCCAGCGCTTCCCGGGGCTGGGGCTGCTGCACTGGGCGTTCGGGACGCTGATCGACCTCACCTCGGTGAGCACACTGGCCTGCCGCCAGTTCTACGAGGTGATGCACATGAGGCGGGGAATGGCGGCGCTGCTGCGGCCGGATCTGCTCGCCGCCTTCGCCGCCTATGGGCTCAAGAGCCTCTTCGTTCCCCTGCCCCGGCGGGCCAACGTGGACACCCTGCCCCGGGCCCCGGCCTGA
- a CDS encoding PEGA domain-containing protein — translation MSLRRAAVFALLAALVAPPALAQDDDLLVPIEATPKESKPKPKPAKRRPAKKPAKKPATAQKPPPAPAPEDDLLVPIAAGKTELLVRLGGGVKGARLLVDNKEVGALPQGAFTVEPGEHLVVVRRPGFAEFSRRINVEKGKTAELSVALDAVAGVVSVNADVPGAKVSIDGQPRGQVPLANVELKPGSHEIVVSREGFESDVSRIAVRAGRDYTVSAHLKPVEGSKPPVVASADRPQQPVLTPTTPTVDPLTPVAPPEEPSVSEDRPWFKRWYVWAGVGAVVAAAAAGTVVATQGGSARPLSPEEVCGGTCDGTLNGVVRFR, via the coding sequence ATGTCCCTTCGCCGCGCCGCCGTCTTCGCCCTGCTGGCCGCCCTGGTGGCCCCCCCGGCCCTCGCCCAGGACGATGATCTCCTCGTCCCCATCGAGGCGACTCCGAAAGAGTCCAAGCCCAAGCCCAAGCCGGCCAAGCGTCGCCCGGCCAAGAAGCCCGCGAAGAAGCCCGCCACGGCGCAGAAGCCGCCTCCGGCCCCGGCTCCCGAAGACGACCTGCTCGTCCCCATCGCCGCTGGCAAGACGGAGCTGCTCGTGCGGCTGGGCGGGGGCGTGAAGGGTGCGCGCCTCCTGGTCGACAACAAGGAAGTGGGAGCGCTGCCCCAGGGCGCGTTCACCGTGGAGCCGGGCGAGCACCTCGTGGTCGTCCGCCGGCCGGGCTTCGCCGAGTTCTCCCGCCGCATCAACGTCGAGAAGGGCAAGACGGCCGAGCTCTCCGTGGCGCTCGACGCCGTGGCCGGCGTGGTGAGCGTGAACGCGGACGTGCCCGGCGCCAAGGTCTCCATCGACGGGCAGCCCCGGGGCCAGGTACCGCTCGCGAACGTGGAGCTCAAGCCGGGCTCGCATGAAATCGTCGTCAGCCGCGAGGGCTTCGAGTCCGACGTCAGCCGCATCGCGGTCCGCGCGGGCCGCGACTACACCGTCAGCGCCCACCTGAAGCCCGTAGAGGGCAGCAAGCCCCCCGTCGTGGCCAGCGCGGATCGCCCGCAGCAGCCGGTGCTCACGCCCACCACTCCGACGGTGGACCCCCTGACGCCGGTGGCTCCGCCCGAGGAGCCCTCCGTGAGCGAGGACCGGCCGTGGTTCAAGCGTTGGTATGTCTGGGCCGGCGTGGGCGCGGTGGTCGCCGCCGCGGCCGCCGGCACGGTGGTGGCCACCCAGGGGGGTTCCGCCCGGCCGCTGAGTCCGGAGGAGGTCTGCGGTGGGACGTGCGACGGCACCCTCAACGGCGTCGTCCGGTTCCGATGA